Proteins encoded by one window of Erwinia pyrifoliae DSM 12163:
- the ubiG gene encoding bifunctional 2-polyprenyl-6-hydroxyphenol methylase/3-demethylubiquinol 3-O-methyltransferase UbiG produces the protein MKTEQNTDAYNVDNSEIAKFEAVASRWWDLEGEFKPLHRINPLRLNWIAQHANGLFGKKVLDVGCGGGILSESMAREGANVTGLDMGAEPLQVARLHALESGVTIDYVQQTVEEHAAQFAGQYDVVTCMEMLEHVPDPRSVVHACAQLVKPGGEVFFSTLNRNSKSWLMAIIGAEYVLRMVPRGTHDIKKFIRPGELLNWVDETPLRERHIIGLHYNPLTNRFKLAPGVDVNYMVHTHRAVTG, from the coding sequence ATGAAAACAGAACAAAATACAGACGCGTACAATGTTGACAACAGTGAAATCGCCAAATTTGAAGCCGTCGCGTCACGCTGGTGGGATCTGGAAGGTGAATTTAAACCGCTGCACCGGATCAATCCGCTGCGTCTCAACTGGATAGCGCAACACGCTAACGGCCTGTTTGGCAAGAAGGTGCTGGATGTCGGCTGCGGCGGTGGCATTCTTTCCGAAAGCATGGCGCGTGAAGGCGCGAACGTGACCGGGCTGGATATGGGCGCAGAGCCGTTGCAGGTTGCGCGTCTGCACGCGCTTGAAAGCGGCGTGACCATTGATTACGTCCAGCAAACGGTAGAAGAGCACGCCGCTCAGTTTGCCGGGCAGTATGACGTGGTCACCTGTATGGAGATGCTGGAGCATGTACCGGACCCGCGTTCCGTCGTTCATGCCTGTGCACAGCTGGTCAAACCCGGTGGCGAGGTATTTTTCTCTACCCTTAACCGCAACAGCAAATCCTGGCTGATGGCGATTATCGGCGCAGAGTACGTGCTGCGCATGGTGCCACGCGGTACGCATGACATTAAAAAGTTTATTCGTCCGGGCGAACTGCTTAACTGGGTGGATGAAACACCGCTGCGTGAACGTCATATTATTGGCCTGCACTATAATCCCCTGACCAACCGTTTCAAGCTGGCACCCGGCGTCGACGTTAACTATATGGTGCATACGCACCGCGCTGTTACAGGTTAA
- the gyrA gene encoding DNA topoisomerase (ATP-hydrolyzing) subunit A: MSDLAREITPVNIEEELKNSYLDYAMSVIVGRALPDVRDGLKPVHRRVLFAMNVLGNDWNKAYKKSARVVGDVIGKYHPHGDSAVYDTIVRMAQPFSLRYMLVDGQGNFGSVDGDSAAAMRYTEVRMSKIAHELLADLEKETVDFVPNYDGTEQIPEVMPTRIPNLLINGSSGIAVGMATNIPPHNITEVINGCLAYIADENITVEGLMEHIPGPDFPTAAIINGRRGIEEAYRTGRGKIYIRARGEVEVDAKTGRETIIVHEIPYQVNKARLIEKIAELVKEKRLEGISALRDESDKDGMRIVIEVKRDAVGEVVLNNLYSLTQLQTSFGINMVALHQGQPKIMPLKDILEAFVRHRREVITRRTIFELRKARDRAHILEALAVALANIDPIIELIRAAPTPAEAKAGLIARPWVLGNVSAMLERAGDNAARPEWLEDQYGIRDGQYYLTEQQAQAILDLRLQKLTGLEHEKLLDEYKELLTQIAELLRILGSSERLMEVIREELELIRDQFGDKRRTEITANTADINIEDLINQEDVVVTLSHQGYVKYQPLSDYEAQRRGGKGKSAARIKEEDFIDRLLVANTHDTILCFSSRGRLYWMKVYQLPEASRGARGRPIVNLLPLEANERITAILPVREYAEGWNIFMATASGTVKKTALTDFSRPRSAGIIAVNLRDDDELIGVSLTSGSDEAMLFSAAGKVVRFAESAVRTMGRTASGVRGIKLAEGDRVVSLIVPRDDGAIMTVTQNGYGKRTANVEYPTKSRATQGVISIKVTERNGPVIGAVQVVDGDQIMMITDAGTLVRTRVSEVSVVGRNTQGVILIRTAEDENVVGLQRVAEPVAEEELDAIDGSAAEGDDEIAPEVDTDDQAPEADDE, encoded by the coding sequence ATGAGCGACCTCGCCCGCGAAATTACACCGGTCAATATCGAAGAAGAGTTAAAGAACTCCTATCTGGATTATGCAATGTCGGTCATCGTTGGCCGTGCGCTGCCAGATGTCCGTGATGGCTTAAAGCCGGTTCACCGCCGAGTGCTTTTCGCTATGAACGTGCTCGGTAACGACTGGAACAAAGCTTATAAAAAATCCGCCCGTGTCGTCGGCGACGTTATCGGTAAATATCACCCCCACGGCGACAGCGCCGTCTATGACACCATTGTACGTATGGCGCAGCCATTCTCGCTGCGCTATATGCTGGTCGATGGCCAGGGTAACTTTGGTTCCGTCGATGGCGACTCCGCCGCAGCGATGCGTTACACCGAAGTGCGCATGTCCAAAATCGCTCACGAACTGCTGGCGGATTTGGAAAAAGAGACCGTTGATTTTGTACCGAACTATGATGGCACCGAACAGATCCCTGAAGTGATGCCCACCCGCATCCCGAACCTGCTGATTAACGGTTCTTCAGGCATCGCCGTGGGCATGGCGACCAACATTCCGCCGCACAACATCACCGAAGTGATCAACGGCTGCCTGGCCTACATCGCCGACGAAAATATTACCGTCGAAGGCTTGATGGAGCATATACCCGGCCCGGATTTCCCCACCGCCGCCATCATCAACGGTCGTCGCGGCATTGAAGAAGCCTACCGTACCGGGCGTGGCAAAATTTATATCCGCGCCCGTGGTGAAGTTGAAGTGGATGCTAAAACCGGCCGCGAAACCATCATCGTGCATGAAATTCCCTATCAGGTTAACAAAGCGCGACTGATTGAGAAAATCGCCGAGCTGGTGAAAGAGAAGCGTCTGGAAGGCATCAGCGCCCTGCGCGATGAGTCCGACAAAGACGGTATGCGCATCGTGATTGAAGTCAAACGCGATGCGGTGGGTGAGGTGGTGCTGAACAACCTCTACTCGCTGACGCAGCTGCAGACCTCTTTTGGTATTAATATGGTGGCACTGCATCAGGGCCAGCCGAAGATCATGCCGCTGAAGGATATTCTTGAAGCCTTCGTGCGTCATCGCCGGGAAGTCATCACCCGCCGTACCATTTTCGAACTGCGCAAAGCGCGTGACCGCGCCCACATCCTTGAAGCGCTGGCCGTGGCACTGGCCAATATCGACCCGATTATCGAGCTGATCCGTGCCGCACCAACGCCTGCGGAAGCGAAAGCGGGCCTGATTGCCCGTCCGTGGGTGCTGGGTAACGTTTCTGCCATGCTGGAGCGTGCGGGCGACAACGCCGCGCGTCCGGAGTGGCTGGAAGACCAGTACGGCATTCGCGACGGGCAGTATTATCTGACCGAGCAGCAGGCCCAGGCGATCCTCGATTTACGCCTGCAAAAACTGACCGGCCTTGAGCACGAAAAACTGCTTGATGAGTACAAAGAGCTGTTGACGCAGATTGCCGAACTGCTGCGTATTCTGGGCAGTTCAGAGCGTCTGATGGAAGTGATCCGCGAAGAGTTGGAGCTGATCCGCGATCAGTTCGGTGACAAACGGCGTACCGAAATCACCGCCAACACGGCCGATATCAATATCGAAGACCTGATCAACCAGGAAGATGTGGTGGTCACCCTGTCGCACCAGGGCTATGTTAAGTATCAGCCATTGTCTGATTACGAAGCGCAGCGCCGTGGTGGTAAAGGCAAGTCGGCAGCGCGAATCAAAGAAGAAGACTTTATTGACCGCCTGCTGGTGGCCAACACCCATGACACGATTCTGTGCTTCTCCAGCCGGGGCCGTTTGTACTGGATGAAGGTTTACCAGCTGCCGGAAGCAAGCCGTGGTGCGCGTGGGCGTCCTATTGTCAACCTGCTGCCGCTGGAAGCCAACGAGCGTATCACTGCCATTCTGCCGGTGCGTGAATATGCTGAAGGCTGGAACATCTTTATGGCGACCGCCAGCGGAACGGTGAAGAAAACCGCTCTGACTGACTTCAGCCGCCCGCGCAGCGCCGGTATTATTGCCGTCAACCTGCGTGATGACGATGAACTGATCGGCGTTTCGCTGACTAGCGGTAGCGATGAAGCGATGTTGTTCTCTGCCGCTGGTAAAGTGGTGCGATTCGCGGAGAGCGCGGTGCGTACTATGGGCCGTACCGCCTCCGGGGTGCGCGGTATCAAGCTGGCCGAAGGCGACCGCGTGGTATCGCTGATCGTGCCGCGTGATGATGGCGCTATCATGACCGTGACGCAAAACGGCTACGGCAAACGTACGGCTAACGTCGAATATCCGACCAAGTCGCGTGCGACTCAGGGGGTTATCTCGATCAAGGTGACCGAACGTAACGGGCCGGTGATCGGTGCGGTACAGGTGGTCGACGGCGATCAGATCATGATGATCACCGATGCGGGTACGCTGGTGCGTACCCGCGTGTCCGAGGTCAGCGTGGTGGGGCGTAATACCCAGGGCGTTATCCTTATCCGTACTGCCGAAGATGAAAACGTAGTAGGTCTGCAACGCGTGGCCGAACCGGTTGCCGAAGAAGAACTCGACGCTATCGACGGCAGCGCTGCGGAAGGGGACGATGAGATCGCCCCTGAAGTGGACACCGATGACCAGGCGCCAGAAGCCGACGACGAATAA
- the rcsC gene encoding two-component system sensor histidine kinase RcsC: protein MKYPVSFRTTLKISRYLFRILALMLWTLGALLTVFYINNLLRERESQVRHDFTASYQQAQWYVRHSVDVMREMKFIADNHLNASGNSGNQSGGDRHSGTLLQPQIDPLYAASECNSMRHTLYNTLSSFGYFLDYWRDNFASYTRLNRVVFVGEEDQCLASFDLASTPADRSRMMKVLRERISLYRDGSKEERKNNLSWVAPTVQPGVGYYYMITPVYLTSKVTALLGIEQSIRIEDLMMPGSLPMTAMLVDQNNRRILSTEQGAVSFSADDLPGDAAWFGYISGYSQLIMKKKLPSSSLSVVYAVSTSAMIDRLKMLMVNSVLLNLISAILMFIFARMFERRMFLPAEENAYRLEEQEQFNRKIVASAPVGICILRTSDGTNILSNELAHNYLTLLTQEDRLRLTEMICGQQVNFVDVLTGSNTNLQISFVHSRYRNENVAICVLVDVSARVKMEQSLHEIAQEAEQASQSKSMFLATVSHELRTPLYGIIGNLDLLKTKALPAGADSLVTAMNNSSSLLLKIISDILDFSKIESEQLKIEPREFSPREVIAHITANYLAMVVKKRLTLWCFIDSDVPVALDGDPMRLQQVISNLLNNAIKFTHTGGIILQAYVKGDYLAFRVRDSGVGIPAKEITRLFDPFFQVGSGVQRHFQGTGLGLAICEKLMNMMDGDIEVESEPGMGSQFIVRIPLYNSRVVTLEPRDGLQDKQCWLQLRHATLATFLSRVLHEQGMQVQDYAGQAAVDDIIITDHEFQPLQSVRAVIRFDGRHNDAPRELVPGRWICATTTPNELPLLLGRIYRVEVAVPEGIQAVLTKAGENVGNDDILILVVDDHPINRMLLSDQLGSLGYRVKTAQDGIDALNVIGRNEIDIVLTDVNMPNMDGYLLTQRLRELGQTFPVIGVTANALAEEKQRCIEAGMDNCLSKPVTMETLQQALSFYAGRVRKSRESVE from the coding sequence TTGAAATATCCTGTCTCTTTCCGCACAACGTTAAAGATCTCCCGCTATTTGTTCCGCATTCTTGCACTGATGCTGTGGACGCTGGGAGCGTTATTGACGGTCTTTTATATTAATAATTTATTACGGGAAAGAGAATCTCAGGTTCGGCATGATTTCACCGCCAGCTACCAGCAGGCTCAGTGGTATGTCCGCCACTCGGTGGATGTGATGCGAGAGATGAAATTTATTGCTGACAACCACCTGAATGCTTCAGGGAACAGCGGCAATCAGTCGGGCGGCGATCGGCATTCCGGCACGCTCTTGCAGCCGCAGATCGACCCGCTGTATGCCGCATCTGAATGTAATTCGATGCGTCATACTTTGTACAACACTCTGAGTTCGTTCGGTTATTTTCTTGACTATTGGAGAGATAACTTCGCTTCTTACACCCGCCTTAACAGGGTGGTTTTTGTTGGCGAAGAGGATCAGTGCCTGGCAAGCTTCGATCTGGCGTCGACGCCAGCAGACCGTAGCAGAATGATGAAAGTGTTGCGTGAGCGGATTTCCCTCTATCGTGATGGCTCTAAAGAAGAGCGCAAAAATAACCTGTCGTGGGTCGCTCCGACGGTGCAGCCGGGCGTGGGTTACTACTACATGATCACGCCGGTCTATCTCACCAGTAAGGTCACTGCGCTGCTGGGTATTGAGCAGAGTATCCGCATAGAAGATCTGATGATGCCCGGCAGCCTGCCGATGACGGCAATGCTGGTCGATCAGAACAACAGGCGTATCCTTTCTACAGAGCAGGGTGCAGTGAGCTTCTCAGCAGATGACCTGCCCGGTGATGCCGCATGGTTTGGCTATATTTCGGGTTATAGCCAGCTGATAATGAAAAAGAAGCTGCCGTCCTCTTCGCTCAGCGTGGTTTATGCCGTCTCGACCAGCGCAATGATTGACAGGCTGAAAATGCTGATGGTTAATTCCGTCCTGCTCAATCTGATCAGCGCTATCCTTATGTTTATTTTTGCCCGCATGTTTGAGCGGAGAATGTTCCTGCCTGCTGAAGAGAATGCTTACCGCCTGGAAGAACAGGAGCAATTTAACCGCAAAATCGTGGCTTCGGCGCCGGTTGGGATTTGCATTCTGCGCACCAGTGACGGCACCAATATTCTTAGTAACGAGCTGGCGCATAACTATCTGACTTTGCTGACACAGGAGGACAGACTGCGCCTGACCGAAATGATCTGCGGCCAACAGGTCAATTTTGTTGATGTTCTGACCGGCAGTAATACCAACCTGCAAATCAGCTTTGTCCATTCACGCTATCGTAACGAGAACGTAGCAATTTGCGTATTGGTTGATGTCAGCGCACGCGTGAAAATGGAACAGTCTCTGCACGAGATTGCCCAAGAGGCAGAGCAGGCAAGCCAGTCTAAATCCATGTTCCTGGCGACCGTCAGCCACGAATTACGCACCCCGCTGTACGGGATCATTGGTAACCTCGACCTGTTAAAAACCAAAGCGCTGCCAGCGGGTGCCGATTCGCTGGTGACGGCGATGAACAACTCTTCCAGCCTGCTACTGAAAATTATCAGCGATATTCTTGATTTCTCTAAAATTGAGTCGGAACAACTGAAGATTGAACCACGGGAATTCTCACCGCGAGAAGTGATAGCTCATATCACCGCGAATTATCTGGCGATGGTAGTAAAAAAACGCCTCACGCTGTGGTGCTTTATTGACAGCGATGTGCCGGTTGCACTGGATGGTGACCCGATGCGTTTGCAGCAGGTCATTTCTAACCTGCTCAATAACGCCATCAAATTTACGCATACTGGCGGTATTATCCTGCAGGCTTATGTTAAAGGCGACTATCTGGCTTTTCGCGTACGCGACAGCGGGGTAGGGATACCGGCGAAGGAAATTACGCGCCTGTTTGATCCTTTTTTCCAGGTCGGCAGCGGCGTGCAGCGTCATTTTCAGGGCACCGGGCTGGGATTGGCGATCTGCGAAAAACTGATGAACATGATGGATGGTGATATTGAGGTGGAGTCTGAGCCGGGCATGGGGAGTCAGTTTATCGTCCGCATTCCGCTCTATAACAGCCGGGTGGTGACGCTGGAGCCGCGTGATGGCCTGCAGGATAAGCAGTGCTGGCTTCAGCTGCGTCATGCTACCCTGGCCACTTTCCTCAGCCGCGTATTGCATGAACAAGGAATGCAGGTTCAGGACTATGCCGGTCAGGCGGCGGTTGACGACATCATTATTACCGATCATGAGTTCCAGCCGCTACAAAGCGTGCGTGCGGTGATTCGCTTTGACGGGCGTCATAACGACGCGCCAAGAGAGCTGGTACCAGGGCGCTGGATCTGTGCAACCACCACCCCTAATGAACTGCCTCTGCTGTTAGGGCGCATCTATCGGGTCGAGGTGGCAGTGCCTGAAGGCATACAGGCGGTACTGACGAAAGCCGGGGAAAACGTCGGAAACGACGATATTCTCATCCTGGTGGTAGACGACCATCCAATCAACCGCATGCTGTTGTCCGATCAGCTTGGATCGCTGGGCTACCGGGTGAAAACCGCTCAGGATGGCATTGATGCACTCAACGTGATCGGCCGCAACGAGATTGATATTGTACTGACCGATGTCAATATGCCGAATATGGATGGCTATCTTCTCACGCAGCGCCTGCGCGAACTGGGGCAGACCTTCCCGGTGATAGGCGTAACGGCCAATGCATTAGCGGAAGAGAAACAGCGCTGTATCGAAGCAGGAATGGACAATTGTCTGTCCAAACCGGTCACGATGGAAACATTGCAGCAGGCATTGTCATTTTATGCCGGGCGGGTCAGAAAGAGCCGTGAAAGCGTTGAGTAA
- the rcsB gene encoding response regulator transcription factor RcsB, with protein sequence MNNLNVIIADDHPIVLFGIRKSLEQIEWVNVVGEFEDSTALINSLSKLDANVLVTDLSMPGEKYGDGITLIKYIKRHYPDLSIIVLTMNNNPAILSAVLDLDIEGIVLKQGAPTDLPKALAALQKGKKYTPESVAKLLEKISAGGYGDKRLSPKESEVLRLFAEGFLVTEIAKKLNRSIKTISSQKKSAMMKLGVDNDIALLNYLSSVSMMPIDK encoded by the coding sequence ATGAATAATCTGAATGTCATTATTGCCGACGACCATCCTATTGTTCTGTTCGGCATTCGTAAGTCACTCGAACAAATTGAGTGGGTCAATGTGGTTGGCGAGTTTGAAGATTCTACGGCGTTAATTAACAGCCTGTCCAAGCTCGATGCTAACGTGCTGGTCACCGACCTCTCTATGCCTGGCGAAAAATATGGCGATGGCATCACGCTGATCAAATATATCAAACGCCATTATCCTGACCTGTCGATCATTGTTCTGACCATGAACAACAACCCGGCCATTCTCAGCGCCGTACTGGATCTTGATATCGAAGGCATCGTGCTGAAGCAGGGTGCACCAACTGACCTGCCTAAGGCACTGGCAGCCCTGCAGAAAGGCAAAAAGTATACCCCGGAAAGCGTGGCGAAACTGCTGGAGAAAATCAGCGCGGGTGGTTACGGTGATAAACGCCTGTCACCAAAAGAGAGCGAAGTTCTGCGCCTGTTTGCCGAAGGTTTCCTGGTGACCGAAATTGCCAAAAAGCTTAACCGCAGCATTAAAACCATCAGCAGTCAGAAAAAATCGGCGATGATGAAATTAGGCGTAGATAATGATATTGCTTTGCTAAACTATCTGTCATCGGTGAGCATGATGCCGATTGATAAGTAA
- the rcsD gene encoding phosphotransferase RcsD, protein MLPYKFPLTSGNVTRFFVVFILLQLLATGFMIHNAVNTWLTEKRYAVEDITHAMQKRIDTYRLAAWQIYENLAANAVGTAMNSNLQETPLHPDVYYVEKTRRKTEALIFGPHETTALDMTQRMSGYLDTLWGAENSTWSMYFLNGQDNSLILISTLPLKDMATRDKDNAISNIVEARRAEMLQMANALDERESFSPLRRFSWQNDHYFTVRTTFNQPGHLATVVAFDLPVNDIIQRNLPLDNFQLKQDAAPLPEDGDNLGASTHISWMNPNIGITAALPGTPLQLIYRVPITRLVADTLHNLLWPLLANLSLLLLSLSGLFLLRQQSLRPSENLSTELEAARLLNEEIVGRLPLGLMVYDFVNNRTLISNKIADHLLPHLNLQKIINMSDQHQGVLQATVNNEVYEIRHARSELSPHTQLFMMRDQDRELLVNKKLQKAQQVLDKNHQSRQQLLQHLGQALQRPLHAVIANLQLLGHEQESEQLDASLEASQALSRLVDDIVLLNQLETFDWTPDASSFKLQSLLDERAGEILPMIRRKGLSLTISNHLNSDETRFGDRKALAKILSTLLHYAVTTTNWGRISVTVTSPTDRLDRLLIEIVDTGAGLSAEEMANAEFPFLGDTHQDRYGQASGMAFFLCKQLCKQLGGRLEIGARPDIGTRYSIEIQAPLEPQQDYEEKLLDGVNALIDITVEDVRKIVIRQLENWGASCITPDERFSGQLHDVLITDEPEHLTPWSLLVTDDEPGFTALTGNQYRVNFNISSAMQDALLMLIEQQLAQDELADDGVEQQDTAQLFASGYLQLFIETVPDDIKRLYNEAADRDYSTLAQTAHRLKGVFAMLNLLPGKQLCETLERHIQHCDETNIKNTTSEVDTYVKDLLQQGNQ, encoded by the coding sequence ATGTTGCCATATAAATTTCCGCTAACTTCCGGCAATGTAACACGCTTTTTTGTGGTGTTTATCCTGCTGCAGCTGCTGGCCACCGGATTTATGATCCATAATGCGGTCAACACCTGGTTAACGGAAAAGCGTTATGCTGTAGAAGATATCACTCATGCCATGCAGAAACGCATTGATACCTACCGTTTGGCCGCCTGGCAGATATACGAAAATCTGGCGGCCAACGCTGTGGGTACGGCGATGAACAGCAATTTGCAGGAAACTCCTCTGCACCCGGATGTTTATTATGTGGAAAAAACCCGGCGCAAAACAGAAGCCCTGATTTTTGGCCCGCATGAAACTACCGCGCTGGATATGACGCAGCGCATGTCCGGTTACCTTGATACGCTTTGGGGGGCGGAAAACAGCACCTGGTCAATGTATTTTCTCAATGGCCAGGATAACAGCCTGATCCTCATTTCCACTCTCCCGCTGAAAGATATGGCAACACGCGACAAAGATAATGCCATTAGCAATATCGTTGAGGCCCGACGAGCGGAAATGCTCCAGATGGCCAACGCGCTGGATGAGCGCGAGAGCTTTTCACCATTACGTCGCTTTTCCTGGCAGAACGATCACTATTTTACCGTGCGCACCACCTTCAATCAGCCAGGCCATCTGGCTACGGTGGTCGCTTTTGATCTGCCGGTAAATGACATTATTCAGCGCAATTTGCCGCTGGATAATTTCCAGTTGAAGCAGGATGCTGCCCCGCTTCCTGAAGACGGAGATAATCTGGGGGCCAGCACGCATATCAGTTGGATGAATCCGAATATTGGCATTACTGCCGCCCTGCCCGGTACTCCACTTCAGCTTATTTACCGCGTCCCGATCACCCGCCTGGTGGCAGATACCCTGCATAACTTGCTTTGGCCGCTACTGGCTAATCTGAGCCTATTATTACTGTCGCTGTCGGGTTTGTTCCTGCTGCGCCAGCAGTCTTTGCGCCCGAGTGAAAACCTGAGCACAGAGCTTGAAGCTGCACGTCTGCTCAATGAAGAAATAGTCGGCAGGCTACCCCTCGGGCTAATGGTGTATGATTTTGTCAATAACCGTACCCTCATCAGTAATAAAATTGCCGACCATCTGTTGCCTCATCTTAACCTGCAAAAAATTATCAATATGTCCGATCAACATCAGGGCGTTTTGCAGGCTACGGTCAATAACGAGGTCTACGAAATCCGCCATGCGCGCAGCGAGCTGTCACCGCATACCCAGCTGTTTATGATGCGCGACCAGGACCGGGAATTACTGGTCAATAAAAAGCTGCAAAAAGCCCAGCAGGTATTAGATAAAAATCACCAGTCGCGCCAGCAATTGCTACAGCATCTGGGCCAGGCTTTGCAGCGACCGCTACATGCTGTGATTGCCAATTTACAGCTGCTCGGCCACGAGCAAGAATCTGAGCAGCTGGACGCTTCTCTGGAAGCCTCTCAGGCCCTGAGCCGTCTGGTTGACGATATCGTTTTGCTTAACCAGTTGGAGACCTTTGACTGGACGCCGGATGCCAGCAGTTTCAAACTGCAATCCCTGCTGGATGAGCGGGCGGGCGAAATCCTGCCGATGATTCGCCGTAAGGGTTTGTCGCTGACCATTTCCAATCATCTCAACAGCGATGAAACGCGCTTTGGCGATCGCAAAGCCTTAGCAAAAATCCTCTCTACATTGCTGCATTATGCCGTCACCACGACCAACTGGGGGCGGATAAGCGTCACCGTCACCTCTCCAACCGATCGCCTCGACCGGTTACTGATTGAGATTGTAGATACGGGAGCAGGGCTATCCGCTGAAGAAATGGCCAACGCGGAATTTCCATTTCTCGGTGATACTCATCAGGATCGTTACGGTCAGGCGTCGGGAATGGCTTTTTTCCTGTGTAAGCAACTGTGTAAACAGCTGGGGGGGCGCCTGGAGATTGGCGCCCGTCCGGACATTGGCACGCGCTATAGCATCGAAATTCAGGCTCCGCTGGAGCCACAGCAGGATTATGAAGAGAAGCTATTAGACGGGGTTAATGCGCTGATTGATATTACCGTTGAGGACGTACGTAAAATCGTCATACGCCAGTTAGAAAACTGGGGGGCCAGCTGCATCACTCCCGATGAGCGCTTCTCCGGTCAGCTGCACGATGTTCTGATCACCGACGAACCAGAGCATTTAACCCCGTGGTCACTTCTGGTCACGGATGATGAACCCGGTTTTACAGCGTTAACTGGAAACCAGTATCGGGTAAATTTCAATATCAGTAGCGCAATGCAGGATGCGTTGCTGATGCTGATTGAACAACAGCTGGCGCAGGATGAGCTGGCTGATGATGGCGTCGAGCAGCAGGACACTGCTCAACTATTTGCCAGTGGCTACCTGCAGCTTTTTATTGAGACAGTACCAGATGATATCAAGAGACTGTATAATGAAGCTGCAGACAGGGATTACAGTACGCTGGCGCAGACCGCACATCGTCTGAAAGGTGTGTTTGCCATGTTAAATTTATTACCCGGCAAGCAGCTTTGTGAAACTTTAGAGCGTCACATTCAACATTGTGATGAAACTAACATTAAAAATACCACCAGTGAAGTTGACACTTATGTCAAAGATCTCCTGCAGCAAGGTAACCAATAA
- the ompC gene encoding porin OmpC — MKLRVLSLLVPALLVAGSAGAAEIYNKDGNKLDLSGKAAGLHYFSDNSSSDGDKSYMRLGFKGETQISDLLTGYGQWEYQAALNTTEAEGTANSFTRFGFAGLKFGDVGSFDYGRNYGVLYDVGAWTDVLPEFGGDAYGADNFMFQRGSGMATYRNNNFFGLVDGLNFAIQYQGKNDSNVEVAGNRSAVAQNGDGYGLSATYDLAPGFSAGAAMFSADRTDTQNRVALLGNGDKAEAYSAGLKYDANSIYLAALYTKSFNATRFGSSNNPAAYGFADKAQNWELVAQYQFDFGLRPSLSYVTSRGSDIQNWGTQNLKQYIDVGATYYFNKNMSTYVDYQINLLDENDFTKAAGINTDNVMAVGLVYQF, encoded by the coding sequence ATGAAACTTCGCGTTCTTTCCCTGCTGGTTCCGGCACTACTGGTTGCTGGTTCAGCAGGTGCGGCTGAAATTTATAACAAAGATGGAAACAAGCTTGACCTGTCTGGCAAAGCTGCAGGACTGCACTATTTTTCCGACAACTCTTCTTCAGATGGTGACAAGTCGTATATGCGTCTTGGCTTTAAAGGCGAAACGCAGATTTCCGATCTCCTGACCGGCTACGGCCAGTGGGAGTATCAGGCGGCATTGAACACCACTGAAGCAGAGGGTACCGCTAACAGCTTCACCCGCTTTGGCTTCGCCGGTTTGAAGTTCGGTGATGTGGGTTCCTTTGATTATGGCCGCAACTATGGCGTGCTGTACGACGTCGGAGCCTGGACCGACGTACTGCCGGAATTCGGTGGGGATGCCTACGGTGCGGATAACTTCATGTTCCAGCGCGGCAGCGGCATGGCGACCTATCGTAACAACAATTTCTTTGGACTGGTTGATGGTCTGAATTTTGCCATTCAGTATCAGGGCAAGAACGATAGCAACGTCGAAGTGGCCGGTAACCGCAGTGCAGTTGCGCAAAATGGCGACGGCTATGGTCTTTCTGCCACTTACGATTTGGCTCCCGGTTTTAGCGCGGGTGCTGCGATGTTTTCTGCCGATCGAACTGATACCCAGAACCGGGTTGCGCTATTGGGTAATGGTGATAAAGCAGAAGCCTACTCCGCTGGTCTGAAGTACGATGCCAATAGCATCTACCTGGCAGCCTTGTACACCAAATCCTTTAACGCCACGCGTTTCGGCAGCAGCAATAACCCGGCCGCGTACGGTTTTGCGGATAAAGCGCAGAACTGGGAGCTGGTGGCGCAGTACCAGTTCGACTTTGGCCTGCGTCCTTCGCTTTCCTACGTGACGTCGCGCGGTAGCGATATTCAGAACTGGGGAACTCAAAACCTGAAGCAGTACATCGATGTCGGTGCGACTTACTACTTCAACAAAAACATGTCTACTTATGTTGATTATCAGATCAACCTGCTGGATGAAAATGACTTTACTAAAGCGGCCGGTATCAATACTGACAATGTGATGGCAGTGGGGCTGGTGTATCAGTTCTGA